The following coding sequences lie in one Maribacter forsetii DSM 18668 genomic window:
- a CDS encoding ABC transporter ATP-binding protein, translated as MDKDSGKAFDTRLFKRLLAYTKPYKITFYGVALAAISLSGFAILTPLIVKEIIDKAIKGSNDEMLLYLTIAMLGVLLGQVICQLAFNYYANWLGESVIRDVRINLFKKMLSFKMTYFDNSSLGVLVTRAVADMQRIGEIFSQGFFVIVADLLKMVVAAMVMLFINWKLSLIVFALLPIIVYATRWFQKAMKVAFTEVRAEVSNLNSFVQERITGMKIVQLFTREKIESDKFREINEKHKKAWLKTVWYNSIFFPIAEIVSSITVGLIVWYGGLQNVANISTDIAGTIFAFIMLIDLLFRPLRQIADKFNTLQMGMVAANRVFKILDTDSHIQDVGSYEKKTVNGDISFNNVHFGYLEDEEVLHGISFDVKAGDTVAIVGATGAGKSTIINLLNRFYEINSGAISVDGVDIKDYDLASLRSHIAVVLQDVFLFADTIANNISLKDPNITVEDIENAAKAIGVDEFISSLPGGYHYNVKERGTMLSSGQRQLIAFLRAYVSNPSILILDEATSSVDTYSEQLIQLATDKITQGRTSIVIAHRLATIKKADKIIVMDAGNIVETGTHKQLLKKGGYYSNLYEAQFLAEEVA; from the coding sequence ATGGATAAGGATTCTGGCAAAGCATTTGACACTCGTCTTTTTAAACGCTTACTCGCCTACACAAAACCGTACAAAATCACTTTTTATGGCGTTGCTTTGGCTGCTATATCATTATCCGGTTTTGCCATTCTTACACCTTTGATCGTAAAAGAAATCATAGATAAGGCTATTAAGGGCAGTAATGATGAGATGCTTCTTTATTTAACTATTGCGATGTTGGGAGTGTTACTTGGCCAAGTAATATGTCAGCTGGCTTTTAACTACTACGCCAATTGGTTGGGAGAATCCGTTATACGAGATGTACGCATCAACTTGTTCAAAAAGATGCTCTCTTTTAAAATGACGTATTTTGATAATTCGTCTTTAGGGGTTTTGGTGACCAGGGCTGTTGCCGATATGCAACGAATTGGTGAAATCTTTAGTCAAGGATTTTTTGTTATTGTAGCGGACTTGCTGAAAATGGTGGTTGCTGCAATGGTAATGCTTTTTATCAACTGGAAGCTTTCCCTTATCGTTTTTGCATTATTACCTATAATCGTATATGCTACAAGGTGGTTTCAAAAAGCCATGAAAGTCGCTTTTACAGAGGTTAGGGCAGAGGTTTCTAATCTAAATTCCTTTGTTCAGGAACGTATAACGGGTATGAAAATAGTTCAACTATTTACCCGGGAAAAAATTGAGAGTGACAAGTTTAGGGAAATAAATGAAAAGCATAAAAAGGCTTGGTTGAAAACGGTATGGTATAACTCTATTTTCTTTCCTATCGCAGAAATTGTTTCTTCTATTACGGTGGGGTTAATTGTATGGTATGGAGGTTTGCAAAATGTTGCCAATATTTCTACGGATATAGCAGGTACTATTTTCGCATTTATCATGTTAATAGATTTGCTTTTTAGACCGCTTCGTCAAATTGCAGATAAATTCAATACCCTACAAATGGGTATGGTTGCAGCAAATAGAGTGTTTAAAATTTTAGATACCGATAGTCATATACAAGATGTAGGTTCTTATGAAAAGAAAACCGTAAATGGTGATATCAGTTTTAATAATGTACATTTTGGATATTTAGAGGATGAAGAGGTTTTACACGGAATTTCTTTTGATGTAAAAGCAGGGGATACCGTTGCTATTGTTGGTGCAACAGGTGCAGGAAAAAGTACCATCATTAATTTGTTGAATAGGTTTTATGAAATTAATTCCGGTGCTATCTCCGTTGATGGTGTGGATATAAAAGATTATGATTTAGCTTCTTTACGATCGCATATTGCCGTAGTGTTGCAAGATGTATTTTTGTTTGCCGATACCATCGCCAATAATATTTCTCTTAAAGACCCTAATATCACAGTTGAAGATATTGAGAATGCAGCAAAAGCTATTGGTGTTGACGAGTTTATTTCTAGTCTACCTGGTGGTTATCATTACAATGTAAAAGAAAGAGGTACTATGCTTTCAAGCGGTCAACGACAATTGATTGCTTTTCTTAGAGCATATGTTAGTAACCCTAGTATTTTAATTTTAGACGAGGCGACATCTTCTGTCGATACTTATTCTGAACAGTTAATACAATTAGCTACAGATAAAATTACCCAAGGCAGAACTTCTATTGTAATTGCCCACCGTTTGGCTACGATTAAAAAAGCAGATAAGATTATTGTAATGGATGCCGGTAACATCGTAGAAACCGGTACACATAAACAGTTGCTTAAAAAAGGTGGTTACTATAGTAATCTTTACGAAGCTCAGTTCTTAGCTGAGGAGGTTGCTTAA
- the truA gene encoding tRNA pseudouridine(38-40) synthase TruA, translated as MRFFIQFSYFGKAYHGWQNQPNAITVQEVLENGMSKLLNSKVSLMGAGRTDTGVHAKEMYAHFDVDTLENIKEYVFRLNSFLPNDIAVDRIFEVKEDAHARFHATARTYEYHIDKKKNPFATDLAHFVKKDLDIEQMNTAAALLLGKKDFECFSKSNTDVFTNICDLREAHWKLVDDKLVFKITADRFLRNMVRAIVGTLINVGLGKYPADYVNTILKSKDRTKAGVSVPAKGLYLTSIVYPNTILKNG; from the coding sequence TTGAGATTCTTCATTCAATTTTCATACTTCGGTAAAGCATATCATGGTTGGCAGAATCAGCCAAATGCCATAACCGTACAAGAAGTACTAGAGAATGGTATGTCTAAGCTTTTAAATTCTAAGGTTTCGCTCATGGGTGCCGGTCGTACGGATACGGGTGTTCATGCCAAAGAAATGTATGCTCACTTTGATGTTGATACCTTAGAAAATATTAAAGAATACGTTTTTAGATTAAATTCTTTCTTACCTAATGATATTGCTGTTGATCGCATATTTGAGGTAAAAGAAGATGCACATGCCCGTTTTCATGCTACGGCTAGAACCTATGAATATCATATTGATAAAAAGAAGAATCCGTTTGCTACTGATCTGGCTCATTTTGTAAAGAAAGATTTAGATATTGAACAGATGAATACCGCAGCAGCATTGTTGTTAGGTAAAAAAGATTTTGAATGTTTTTCAAAATCCAATACAGATGTTTTTACTAATATATGTGATTTACGGGAAGCACATTGGAAGTTGGTAGACGACAAACTTGTTTTTAAAATTACTGCAGATAGATTTCTTAGAAACATGGTGAGAGCCATTGTGGGAACCTTAATTAATGTGGGATTAGGTAAATACCCGGCAGACTATGTTAATACCATATTAAAAAGCAAGGATAGAACAAAAGCAGGTGTTTCTGTTCCTGCAAAAGGACTATATTTGACCTCTATTGTTTACCCCAATACTATTTTAAAGAATGGATAA